A single window of Sandaracinaceae bacterium DNA harbors:
- a CDS encoding DUF4331 family protein — translation MRHTKRVLIGAATLGLLGSVAWLGTTTPERAEAADHNDPPDRVVDGDRAADIADLYAWTNESGKTVLVLTYAGPVDPVAGQTATYDPDVLYGIHIDNDGDNLADHDLYVRFAQNASGNWGMQVEGIPGGDPGIQAGPVAVQNGIDGVTDGFFWAGLREDPFFFDLTGFQETLSTGTVSFVNDRDFFAQKNISAIVIELETEDLGGTTLEVWATTSRIGA, via the coding sequence ATGAGACACACCAAGAGAGTGCTCATCGGTGCAGCGACGCTCGGCCTTCTGGGCAGCGTCGCATGGCTTGGGACCACCACGCCGGAACGCGCCGAGGCAGCCGATCACAATGACCCGCCGGACCGCGTCGTCGATGGCGACCGCGCCGCCGACATCGCGGACCTCTACGCCTGGACCAACGAGTCGGGCAAGACCGTCCTGGTGCTGACCTACGCCGGCCCCGTGGATCCGGTCGCGGGACAGACCGCGACGTACGACCCGGACGTGCTCTACGGCATCCACATCGACAACGACGGCGACAACCTCGCCGACCACGACCTCTACGTGCGCTTCGCGCAGAACGCCTCGGGCAACTGGGGCATGCAGGTCGAGGGCATCCCCGGCGGTGACCCGGGCATACAGGCCGGCCCCGTCGCGGTCCAGAACGGCATCGACGGCGTGACCGACGGCTTCTTCTGGGCGGGCCTCCGCGAGGATCCCTTCTTCTTCGACCTCACCGGGTTCCAGGAGACGCTCTCCACGGGCACCGTGAGCTTCGTCAACGATCGTGACTTCTTCGCCCAGAAGAACATCAGCGCGATCGTGATCGAGCTCGAGACCGAAGACCTCGGCGGCACCACCCTCGAGGTCTGGGCCACCACCTCGCGGATCGGAGCATGA